In one Candidatus Cloacimonadota bacterium genomic region, the following are encoded:
- a CDS encoding RluA family pseudouridine synthase, protein MNQQKIRIVYEGDEPIRLDKHLANLRLQELHSRSFIESLITEDRILVNNVPVKKSYPLNKGDEISLKLPDPPDYNLNPEDIPLDVVYEDDYLAVVNKAAGMIVHPGHGNPDGTLVNAILYRFGSNLSSGSDNNRPGIVHRLDRGTSGLIIIAKTDSAQAELNHMFARREIHKTYLTITSGIPEPSEGSIECHIGRSLSNPRQMCVTDAGKWSLSHYKIIKYYHYFALVKVKLETGRMHQIRVQFAHHHVPLLGDLLYNTRRQVHSLMPQNMKRKATELLANHLLRQALHSWRLEFIHPITKEHLDIFAPLPEDILYTLDWLEKYFSIDTDSKPYNMILEENIQW, encoded by the coding sequence GTGAACCAACAGAAGATTAGGATAGTTTACGAGGGCGACGAACCGATACGCTTGGACAAGCATCTTGCCAATCTGCGCTTGCAAGAGTTGCATTCCCGTAGTTTTATCGAGAGCTTGATAACCGAAGATCGCATCCTGGTAAACAATGTACCTGTAAAGAAAAGCTATCCTTTGAACAAAGGGGACGAGATCAGCCTGAAACTGCCCGATCCACCGGATTATAACCTAAATCCTGAAGATATCCCGCTGGATGTGGTATATGAAGACGACTATCTTGCGGTAGTTAACAAAGCTGCTGGCATGATCGTGCATCCGGGGCATGGAAATCCGGACGGCACTTTGGTGAACGCAATTCTATACCGGTTTGGCAGCAATCTTTCCAGCGGCAGCGACAACAATCGTCCCGGCATTGTTCACCGCTTGGACCGAGGAACCTCGGGACTTATCATTATTGCCAAGACAGACAGTGCTCAAGCGGAATTGAACCACATGTTTGCCCGCAGGGAAATCCACAAAACCTATCTGACAATAACCAGCGGAATTCCGGAACCAAGTGAAGGCAGTATCGAGTGTCACATCGGCCGTTCTCTTAGCAATCCTCGCCAGATGTGTGTCACAGATGCGGGAAAGTGGTCACTGTCTCACTACAAGATCATCAAATATTATCATTACTTTGCCCTGGTGAAGGTAAAGCTGGAAACAGGACGGATGCATCAAATCCGGGTTCAGTTTGCTCACCATCATGTTCCCCTTTTGGGCGATTTACTTTACAACACTCGCCGCCAAGTACATTCCCTGATGCCTCAGAACATGAAACGTAAAGCAACCGAGCTTCTAGCAAATCATCTGTTGCGGCAGGCCTTGCATTCATGGCGGCTGGAATTTATACATCCCATCACCAAAGAGCACCTGGATATCTTTGCTCCTTTACCCGAGGACATTTTATACACTCTGGATTGGCTGGAAAAGTATTTTAGTATTGACACAGACAGCAAGCCATATAATATGATTTTAGAGGAAAATATACAGTGGTAA
- a CDS encoding holo-ACP synthase — protein sequence MIIGVGTDIVEIGRIDRLLDRNPRFVDKVFSSAEIEYCSSKASPAQSFAARFAAKEAFLKSLGTGWDQGISWQEIEVMNDNQGKPDIRLCGKAKELAEQKGIRLIHLSLSHEKQYAVASVIAEG from the coding sequence ATGATTATCGGGGTAGGTACTGACATCGTAGAGATTGGCCGCATAGATCGGCTTTTGGATAGAAATCCTCGCTTTGTAGACAAGGTCTTCAGCTCTGCTGAAATTGAATACTGTAGCTCCAAAGCCAGTCCTGCCCAGAGTTTTGCCGCGCGCTTTGCCGCAAAGGAAGCCTTTCTGAAGTCCCTGGGAACAGGCTGGGATCAGGGTATTTCCTGGCAGGAAATTGAGGTTATGAACGACAACCAGGGTAAGCCAGATATCCGGCTATGCGGAAAAGCCAAAGAATTGGCAGAACAAAAAGGAATCCGGCTTATCCATCTTTCATTAAGTCATGAGAAACAATACGCGGTGGCATCTGTTATAGCCGAAGGTTGA
- a CDS encoding TrkA family potassium uptake protein, translating to MARYAVIGLGRFGMTVANILSESGMDVIAIDKSQELVDEVSGRVTSAICMDSTDEAALRSQNLNEADAVIIGIGSNIQESILTAAILRKIGVGIIYAKVENRLHGRILELIGVQNILLPEEIVGTQLAKTLISKNVREYIILSSGHVVMEMVAPREFVGKDLQELSLPSTRGVNVIAIKYNSLSITEDGRNVVEKKMNDMPGANDTINEGDILIMMGPKGNVDKLIYDTTIRKD from the coding sequence ATGGCAAGATACGCCGTAATTGGACTGGGAAGATTTGGAATGACCGTTGCCAATATCCTCAGCGAAAGCGGAATGGACGTGATAGCGATAGATAAAAGCCAGGAACTGGTGGATGAGGTATCCGGCAGAGTAACTTCCGCAATCTGTATGGATTCCACAGATGAAGCAGCCTTGAGGTCTCAAAACCTGAATGAAGCAGATGCTGTGATTATCGGCATCGGCAGCAACATCCAGGAAAGCATCCTTACTGCCGCAATTCTGAGAAAGATCGGAGTGGGTATCATCTATGCCAAAGTGGAGAATCGCCTTCACGGACGCATTTTGGAACTCATTGGAGTGCAAAACATTCTCTTACCGGAAGAGATCGTGGGTACCCAGCTTGCCAAAACGCTGATCTCAAAGAACGTACGTGAATACATCATCCTCTCCAGCGGTCATGTAGTTATGGAGATGGTGGCACCACGGGAGTTTGTGGGCAAAGACCTGCAGGAGTTATCCTTGCCTTCCACTCGCGGCGTGAATGTAATTGCCATCAAGTACAACTCACTGTCCATAACCGAAGACGGACGCAATGTTGTGGAGAAAAAGATGAACGACATGCCCGGTGCGAATGATACCATAAACGAAGGCGACATCCTGATTATGATGGGCCCCAAAGGCAATGTGGATAAATTGATCTACGACACCACCATTAGGAAGGATTAA
- a CDS encoding nucleoside monophosphate kinase — MTDAIVFLGIQGSGKGTQAKLLADRTGFKHINIGDLLREQISLGTDIGKQIESIIRRGDLVSDNLVFELLDSSIPEECPGLIFDGFPRTMPQAEHLVRHYRLARVYYLDLSEKQAFERIDGRRVCETCGRNYHLIHHPPKHEGLCDDCGAALITRTDDAPAAIRKRIKAFYEETFALKTFFEQKGLLLSISAQATVDEVQAAIWADMMLE, encoded by the coding sequence ATGACGGACGCCATAGTATTTTTAGGAATCCAGGGCAGTGGTAAAGGCACTCAAGCCAAGCTGCTGGCCGATCGTACAGGATTCAAGCATATCAATATTGGAGACCTGCTAAGGGAGCAAATCAGCCTTGGCACGGACATCGGTAAACAGATAGAAAGTATTATCAGGAGAGGAGATCTGGTGTCGGATAATCTGGTGTTTGAGCTCCTTGACAGCTCCATACCAGAGGAGTGTCCAGGCCTGATATTCGACGGCTTTCCCCGCACCATGCCCCAAGCGGAGCATCTGGTACGTCACTATCGTTTAGCTCGGGTATATTATCTTGATCTATCGGAAAAGCAAGCTTTTGAGCGTATAGATGGTCGCAGAGTATGCGAGACATGTGGCAGAAACTACCACCTGATTCACCATCCTCCAAAGCATGAAGGCTTGTGCGATGACTGTGGTGCTGCTTTAATTACCAGGACGGACGATGCTCCAGCGGCAATCAGGAAGCGGATCAAGGCATTCTACGAGGAGACTTTTGCCCTAAAGACCTTTTTTGAACAGAAAGGTCTCCTGCTCAGCATTTCGGCACAAGCTACGGTTGATGAAGTTCAAGCGGCTATTTGGGCAGATATGATGTTGGAATAA
- the rplS gene encoding 50S ribosomal protein L19, translated as MDILQQIGRDQIRTDFPDYRVGDTVKVHYKIKEGSKERIQVFQGIVIQKRGAGVSRSFTVRKVSSGVGVERVFPQNSPNIDKLEIVRHGQVRRAKLFYLRQAKGKAGRIKERRRFTA; from the coding sequence ATGGATATTCTGCAACAAATAGGCAGAGACCAAATCAGAACTGATTTTCCGGATTACCGCGTTGGCGATACCGTGAAAGTCCATTATAAAATAAAAGAAGGCAGTAAAGAACGTATTCAGGTCTTCCAAGGCATCGTGATCCAAAAACGTGGTGCTGGCGTTTCCAGGTCCTTCACTGTTCGTAAGGTTTCCAGCGGAGTGGGTGTGGAAAGAGTATTTCCACAGAACTCACCCAATATCGACAAACTAGAGATCGTACGCCATGGCCAGGTTCGCAGAGCGAAACTCTTCTATCTGCGTCAAGCCAAGGGCAAAGCGGGCAGAATCAAAGAACGCAGAAGATTTACTGCTTAG
- a CDS encoding methylated-DNA--[protein]-cysteine S-methyltransferase has protein sequence MLRILYYERTNICLEIAIEEETITRIVFCKKALNHLVENDFEREVLRQFDEYFAGDRCEFDLPFFATGTPFQLMVWEQLLKIAYGETVSYKELASRIGKPNAQRAVGNALNKNKIVIIVPCHRVIASDGSQGGFGGDGSIKKMLLDLEHKFKVGL, from the coding sequence ATGCTGAGAATACTGTACTACGAAAGAACCAATATATGTCTTGAAATCGCCATAGAAGAAGAGACAATCACTCGTATTGTGTTTTGTAAGAAAGCGCTAAACCATCTGGTAGAAAACGATTTTGAACGGGAAGTACTTCGCCAGTTTGATGAGTATTTCGCCGGAGATAGGTGTGAGTTTGATCTACCATTTTTTGCCACCGGAACTCCTTTTCAACTGATGGTTTGGGAACAACTGCTCAAGATCGCTTATGGAGAGACAGTCTCCTACAAAGAATTGGCCTCCCGCATTGGTAAACCGAATGCGCAACGTGCAGTGGGTAATGCCTTGAATAAAAACAAGATAGTCATCATTGTCCCTTGTCACAGGGTGATTGCCTCCGACGGAAGTCAGGGTGGCTTCGGGGGGGACGGTAGCATCAAAAAGATGCTGCTGGATCTGGAGCACAAGTTCAAGGTGGGCTTATGA
- a CDS encoding TrkH family potassium uptake protein — protein MSKPRDKGLLTNIKALAYPVAAWSFAVLFLESIIRPLMNYGLLELITAGVNLLLLCFIIIGRLLVKDSGKQTVPLRFDIIMLLLGGLLMFYQAKYVIFFLLIRQTYFIIQYMLFHAFDGKLYKTLTSNPPVSLMLSFALVILIGTVLLMLPEASVQKQVTPFIDALFTATSATCVTGLSVQDTGGYFSLFGQLVILALIQVGGLGIMTISTAFALIMGRRLTLKLENVMHSVVGDNERLDMFQLLKNIVIVTVIIEMIGAILLFFGFARTLSPSQAMYNAIFVSISAFCNAGFSLFSNSLMSYVDDPVVNLTITSLIILGGIGFAVIIDLYRYAFKLDKVRKLSLHSKIVLSVSAILVLVGLVCLYITEYNGVMQDFSISRRLLSSLFQSVSARTAGFNTVDITSISPASVLVFLIMMFIGASPGSTGGGVKTTTFAVLILSVTSMLRGRRELSLFNRRIALSNFREAASLVTLSLGIVFIVAFLLFLVESLPFDKLMFEVISAFGTVGLSMGITAKLSAAGKILITILMYIGRIGPLTLIYALSMRKHEPNIQYAEEKIAIG, from the coding sequence ATGTCTAAACCCCGCGATAAAGGACTGTTGACAAATATCAAAGCCTTGGCCTATCCAGTTGCGGCATGGAGTTTTGCTGTTCTGTTTCTGGAGAGTATTATCCGCCCGTTGATGAATTACGGCTTGCTGGAACTAATCACAGCCGGCGTCAATCTGCTCTTGCTCTGCTTTATTATCATTGGCCGTTTATTGGTAAAGGACTCCGGGAAACAGACCGTTCCGTTGCGTTTCGACATTATTATGCTGCTCCTGGGCGGGCTTTTGATGTTTTATCAGGCCAAGTATGTGATCTTTTTCCTGCTGATCCGGCAGACCTACTTTATCATTCAATACATGCTCTTTCACGCCTTTGACGGCAAGCTGTACAAGACTCTCACAAGCAATCCCCCAGTATCATTAATGCTTAGTTTTGCCCTTGTGATACTGATAGGTACTGTTCTCTTGATGTTGCCGGAAGCATCCGTTCAAAAGCAGGTGACTCCATTTATTGATGCTCTATTTACTGCTACTTCAGCTACCTGCGTTACAGGTTTGAGCGTTCAGGACACAGGTGGATACTTCAGCCTCTTTGGCCAATTGGTGATATTAGCTTTAATCCAGGTGGGTGGATTGGGCATCATGACGATTTCGACTGCCTTTGCTCTCATCATGGGACGCCGCCTTACGCTAAAGCTTGAGAACGTAATGCATAGTGTAGTGGGCGACAACGAGCGTTTGGATATGTTTCAGCTGTTGAAGAATATCGTGATAGTTACTGTGATAATCGAGATGATCGGGGCTATTTTGCTCTTTTTTGGGTTTGCCCGGACTCTGTCTCCTTCACAAGCTATGTACAATGCGATATTCGTATCCATTTCGGCCTTTTGTAATGCGGGTTTTTCGTTGTTTAGCAATTCCTTGATGAGCTATGTGGACGATCCTGTAGTGAACCTTACCATTACATCTCTTATTATACTGGGAGGCATCGGCTTTGCTGTGATAATCGATCTATATCGTTATGCTTTTAAACTGGATAAAGTGCGAAAACTGAGTTTGCACTCAAAGATTGTGTTATCCGTATCAGCAATCCTTGTGCTTGTTGGCCTTGTGTGTCTCTACATAACCGAATACAATGGTGTAATGCAAGATTTCAGCATCAGCCGAAGGCTCCTGAGTTCATTGTTTCAATCGGTCTCTGCCAGGACAGCAGGTTTCAACACTGTGGACATCACGAGTATAAGCCCAGCTTCAGTACTGGTGTTTCTGATCATGATGTTCATAGGAGCTTCTCCGGGTTCCACCGGTGGCGGAGTAAAGACCACTACCTTTGCTGTATTGATTCTATCGGTAACCAGCATGTTGCGGGGACGCAGAGAGTTAAGCCTCTTCAACCGTCGTATAGCTTTGTCAAACTTCCGCGAGGCTGCCAGCCTGGTTACGCTGTCTTTGGGAATCGTCTTCATTGTAGCTTTTCTGCTCTTTTTGGTGGAGAGCCTTCCTTTTGACAAGCTCATGTTTGAGGTCATCTCTGCTTTTGGAACGGTTGGACTTTCGATGGGTATAACGGCAAAACTGAGTGCTGCCGGAAAAATACTGATAACAATTCTGATGTACATCGGGCGCATTGGTCCGCTCACTCTTATTTATGCGCTTTCGATGCGTAAACATGAGCCAAACATACAATATGCAGAAGAAAAGATAGCCATCGGCTAA